TTGTGAAAGGTTCATCTCTTCAAGAGAAACGCCTTCTATCATTTCTACATCTTCACTAGTTTTTAAATATTGTTTTTCTGCATCATATAAGGTAATTTTAATCCACTGGCTTATATCCATTCCATTTCCATTGAAGGCTCCAGCAAGGGCGAAATCAACTCCTTTTTTAGGGATGGTGATTTTTATATAGTCCCTATCACCGTTAGATACATTTAGTTGTCCACTAAATTGCTTGTTTGATGTTAAATCGTCAGCAAGGTCAAATGAATTATTGGGTTCCTGTTCAACTATTGTTTCATTGCTATCCGTAGATTGGAATTCGAGTGAATTCATTGTTGCTTGCGCCTTTAAAGGGGTTGCCCAAATCATAATAGATAAAATAAGTACGCTATAGACTATTTTTTGCATCGATACTCTCCTAACTAGTACTAACTAATTATTACCATTTTTTAACTCTAGCTAGTTACTACTATAGGTTGACTAGAAAATAGAGTCAAGGTTTGGAAGAAAAATTGAATCTTTTGGTGTAGTACTAATTTTGCTATTAGGCAAATAGTCTATTTTAAATGGTAAAAAATCCATGAATTATCTGAATCATTTGATCTATCTTCAAGGAAAACTACATGACGATTTTTTCCTAATCTACGTCATTTTTTAAATCAAAGTGAATAAAAATTAGGTCATCCCTCACTATTTATTTCAACATTTTGAATTTGTGGTGTATGTTCAATGGTGTTCTCATTAAAATAAAGAGGTAGAAAGAAGCATTGATTAATAAACTCAATATAGAATTTTCTTAATTCACTTCTTTGATCTTCAAGGTGTGTATGTGAAAATATGTTAGTAGAAAGTGTTAACTGAAAGAAGCTAAAAAGAAGAGGAAAGCTTATCCCCTCTTGTTAATTATCTTTTTTCCATTGAGCATGTTCTAATTTGTCCGCGGATTTCTCCTGATAAATTTTGTTGTGAATGGACGTTGACATATGCTTGACCTGTCCGCATTAACTCAAGTAAAGCTGATAAAGGCTGTCCTTCTAATGGTCCAACAAGGCTTTCAGCAGTTAATGTACCTTGAACTGTCCCTTCTTTGACACTAATCGTCGGGCTAACAGTATTTAATAAAAATGCGACAACGGGTCCGTTTTCTTCAAGGCCTCCCTGATGAATATGAGCAAAAATTAGATTGTTGAAGTCGTTTACTTTTAAAATATAGCTAAGGGCAGTCTCATTTCTGTTAACAGCAAATCTAGTACAACCAAACGCATCTGTGAAAACAGGTGGAATTTCACTTAATCCAGTTAATTTAGCAACAAAAGATAGTTCGTGCATTTTTCTCCTCCTAAAATCGTAGTTTACATTACATTTTATTCAGGGGAGAAAAAAGTGCTTGTACGCTTTCATCAATTTTTAACCAAATTCTTTTCTCCTTGAAAAAATAAAGTAGCAACCTTTTAATAATTGTTTTTATAAGGTTTATTACTAACAAAAGCGTATTTTTTGTATGGGATAATGATTATAGAGTAGATAGAATAAAGCATAAAGAAAAAAGGAGGAATGTGAAATGGAAAAAACAATCCCTTTAATGGTGATTGACATGCAAAAAGCGTTTGAT
This portion of the Bacillus carboniphilus genome encodes:
- a CDS encoding CHRD domain-containing protein; the encoded protein is MHELSFVAKLTGLSEIPPVFTDAFGCTRFAVNRNETALSYILKVNDFNNLIFAHIHQGGLEENGPVVAFLLNTVSPTISVKEGTVQGTLTAESLVGPLEGQPLSALLELMRTGQAYVNVHSQQNLSGEIRGQIRTCSMEKR